The sequence TTCATAGTCGGTCTCAATTATTTCATTGCCAATGCAGGTATATTCACCCAAAATTTCTGGATTTTCTTGCCGCGTTGACATTTTACAATTGCCTTTTTCAAAGCGCATTGAGATAAATAGTGATGTCGTGGAGATATAGGCTGGCGTGCCAGCCCCTGTTTGTGAATTTGCACTAGGCTGTGCCCCATAAAATGTTGCTCCCGCAGGAAGATAAAAGTGCATATCCCCATAAACAACATCCATACGGCCATCTTTACTTAAATCTAGGTCACCTTCTTCACGACCCACTAATTTTTTTAAATTAGCGTCATCACAAATGATTTCCATATGCATGGCATTGTTGCCATTACACTGGCCGACAGAGCCCAATTCAGTTTTACGATATACGGGTTGATTCTTTTGAACAAACACCTGTTTCAGATGCATATAGATGGAGTAATACTCCACTTGCCCCTCAGGGCCTTCTCCTATTTCAGTGCTGTGTTTAATAACAACACAGCCATCACTACTACCACCATTAATCGCAAGATCAGGCTTTGCATTTTCCCCTGTTAAAGACGAAGGCTTGCGGGCAAACATCACTTTGCCATCTGCAATTGCACGTACAGGTTCACCTCGTGTCCCTGTATCGGTGTGTTCAATATGTTGTCCACCATGCCAAGCTAATAAGCTGGTTTTAACGCGACTTTATCTTTTACCCCGGCTACAAACAGACAGATATGCTGGCCGACGTTATGAATCCAGCGGCGACCAGAGGTCTGGTTGGTGTCTCTTTGGGCGACCAGATCCAGGTTGGTACCGGCGGAGAGCGTCTGACTTTGCGGGCTGGTGATGGCTACGCCGTCCTCACCGTGCAGCAGGATGATTTTTTGCTGCCCTGCCTGCTCTTTGGATTTGCTTTTGCCATCTTGATCAGTATTGCTGTCTGCCTCGAAGCTTTTACTGGCATGCACATGATGGTGCAGATGGCCGATGCTGGCTTTGCTGCCTGCACTGTTGTCCGGCTTAACAGTTTGATCATCGTCACCGGTTTCAATGGTATCGGCGAGTTGATTCGTTGCCGTTTCACCCAGGCTTTGAGCCAGTGCCAGGACGGACTCCAGCTGGCTTTGC comes from Iodobacter ciconiae and encodes:
- a CDS encoding M23 family metallopeptidase codes for the protein MFARKPSSLTGENAKPDLAINGGSSDGCVVIKHSTEIGEGPEGQVEYYSIYMHLKQVFVQKNQPVYRKTELGSVGQCNGNNAMHMEIICDDANLKKLVGREEGDLDLSKDGRMDVVYGDMHFYLPAGATFYGAQPSANSQTGAGTPAYISTTSLFISMRFEKGNCKMSTRQENPEILGEYTCIGNEIIETDYEYNLYKAATTLANRNEIASSAMYELLRFGRVINIDNETAIPAGAAPHWRRVNYPDGQGWVNLNAVSIKKYSDADFPHWMGWNLIADDATPDSQCNSPTLLGWLDSDGDKKYTSKELVQVLGQDKVKERLSRSICKFPTEWEVATLNTRYEWIKTESDLLETPLDTDQYENFIKLITALCFWAEAG